The following are from one region of the Paenibacillus sp. JZ16 genome:
- the recG gene encoding ATP-dependent DNA helicase RecG, with the protein MSLKLDQISVRQINGVSALKEGELHAFGVSTVKDLLEYYPFRYEDYRLRSLSEVKDGDKITIQAKIASVPVLQRYGRKSRLTCKMLAENWMFTATWFNRHFLKDQLTAGREIVLTGKWDQRRMQLTVSESEFPDKGAFRSGTLQPVYSIGGKITQSWIRKTMGQALEQYGEMIPEILPQSLLRKYDLMPRKAAIMTIHQPVDSREGQEGRRRMVYEELFLFQLKMQAFRALNRSRMDGVVHTADNATIREFVRSFPFELTDAQKKVELEILHDMRSPYCMNRLLQGDVGSGKTIVAAIALFTTVRSGFQGALMVPTEILAEQHMRSLQKLFEPFGITVGLLTGSVTGKKRKDLLASLQMGLTDVVVGTHALIQDDVYFRELGLVVTDEQHRFGVNQRSVLRRKGYNPDVLTMTATPIPRTLAITAFGDMDVSTLSERPKGRIPITTYWVKHELMDRVLGFISREVNQGRQAYLIAPLIEESDKLDVQNAIDLHVQMQQAFPTYAVGLLHGRMTPAEKDEVMRQFYSNEVQLLISTTVVEVGVDVPNATLMIIMDADRFGLSQLHQLRGRVGRGQHASYCVLVADPKSEVGQERMQVMTETEDGFEVSRRDLELRGPGDFFGTKQSGLPEFRLADMVADFKVVEEARGDAAALVSDSSFWTSPEYEPLRDFLQQEKIFQGDIMD; encoded by the coding sequence ATGAGTCTCAAACTCGATCAAATATCCGTCAGACAGATCAACGGCGTGAGCGCCCTGAAAGAGGGGGAGCTTCACGCCTTTGGCGTCTCTACGGTCAAGGATCTTTTGGAGTATTACCCCTTCCGGTATGAGGATTACCGGCTCCGTTCCCTGAGTGAAGTCAAGGACGGGGACAAAATTACCATTCAAGCCAAGATCGCGAGCGTGCCGGTACTGCAGCGCTACGGGCGTAAATCCCGTCTCACCTGCAAAATGCTCGCTGAAAACTGGATGTTCACCGCAACCTGGTTTAACCGGCATTTTCTGAAAGACCAGCTTACGGCCGGCCGGGAGATCGTGCTGACGGGCAAGTGGGATCAGCGCAGAATGCAGCTTACGGTGTCCGAATCCGAGTTCCCGGATAAGGGAGCCTTTCGCAGCGGAACGCTGCAGCCGGTGTATTCCATCGGCGGGAAGATCACGCAATCCTGGATCCGAAAAACGATGGGACAGGCATTGGAGCAATACGGGGAGATGATTCCCGAGATTTTGCCGCAATCCTTGCTCAGGAAATATGATCTGATGCCGCGTAAAGCGGCGATCATGACGATCCATCAGCCCGTTGACTCCCGGGAAGGTCAGGAAGGGCGGCGCCGGATGGTGTACGAGGAGCTCTTCTTGTTCCAATTGAAAATGCAGGCGTTCCGCGCGCTAAACCGGAGTCGGATGGACGGTGTTGTACATACGGCTGACAATGCAACGATCCGCGAGTTCGTGCGCAGCTTCCCGTTTGAGCTTACCGATGCGCAGAAGAAGGTGGAGCTGGAGATTTTGCATGATATGCGTTCCCCTTACTGCATGAACCGTTTGCTTCAAGGGGACGTCGGTTCGGGAAAAACGATTGTTGCCGCCATCGCTCTGTTCACAACGGTGCGCTCGGGCTTTCAAGGAGCCTTGATGGTGCCGACGGAGATTCTTGCCGAACAGCATATGCGTTCCCTGCAGAAGCTGTTTGAGCCCTTTGGCATTACCGTCGGCCTGCTGACGGGCAGCGTAACGGGGAAGAAGCGTAAAGACCTGTTGGCTTCCTTACAGATGGGGTTGACGGACGTTGTCGTGGGCACCCATGCGCTCATCCAGGATGATGTGTACTTCCGGGAGCTGGGACTCGTCGTAACGGACGAGCAGCATCGTTTTGGCGTGAATCAGCGAAGCGTACTTCGCCGTAAAGGCTATAACCCGGATGTGCTCACGATGACGGCGACGCCGATTCCACGGACGCTGGCAATTACCGCCTTTGGCGATATGGATGTATCCACGCTGTCAGAGCGTCCGAAAGGTCGTATTCCCATTACGACCTATTGGGTCAAACATGAACTCATGGACCGTGTGCTCGGATTTATTTCCCGGGAAGTAAATCAAGGACGTCAGGCATATCTGATTGCTCCTTTGATTGAAGAATCGGACAAGCTGGACGTTCAGAATGCGATCGATTTGCATGTCCAGATGCAGCAAGCCTTTCCTACATATGCTGTGGGCTTGCTGCACGGCCGTATGACGCCTGCCGAGAAGGATGAGGTCATGCGCCAATTCTACAGCAATGAGGTCCAGCTGTTGATTTCCACGACGGTCGTTGAGGTTGGCGTCGATGTGCCGAACGCAACCCTGATGATCATTATGGATGCCGATCGCTTCGGTCTGTCCCAGCTGCACCAGCTTCGGGGCCGCGTTGGCCGTGGGCAGCATGCATCGTATTGCGTACTTGTGGCCGATCCGAAATCGGAAGTGGGTCAGGAGCGGATGCAGGTTATGACCGAAACCGAGGACGGCTTCGAGGTATCCCGGAGGGATTTGGAGCTACGGGGCCCTGGCGACTTTTTCGGTACGAAGCAGAGCGGACTGCCGGAGTTCCGGCTGGCCGACATGGTCGCCGACTTCAAAGTAGTGGAGGAGGCCAGGGGCGATGCAGCGGCTCTGGTCAGCGACAGTTCCTTCTGGACGTCTCCTGAATATGAACCATTACGCGACTTTTTGCAGCAGGAGAAGATCTTTCAGGGCGATATCATGGATTAA
- a CDS encoding stage VI sporulation protein F, with translation MSYQQYGISPQLVERIKLKMKNPAVKERIKGLTQGLTKADLQNSAKVHQLIRTASGILNEKLSSTQEQQMVQFVLAQRIDPNNTFHLIKLWGMFR, from the coding sequence TTGAGTTATCAGCAGTACGGGATTAGTCCGCAGCTGGTTGAACGAATCAAGCTAAAAATGAAAAACCCGGCGGTCAAGGAAAGAATTAAAGGGCTGACTCAGGGGTTGACCAAGGCAGATCTTCAAAATAGCGCAAAAGTCCATCAATTGATCCGGACTGCCAGCGGCATCTTGAATGAAAAGCTGAGCTCCACGCAGGAGCAGCAAATGGTTCAATTCGTGCTTGCACAGCGCATCGATCCGAACAACACCTTCCATTTGATCAAGCTGTGGGGTATGTTTCGATAA
- a CDS encoding SOS response-associated peptidase has product MCGRFTLTVTWEELMTRYLIDPESVSPFHIPRYNIAPTQMVTAIINDGSTNRIGQLQWGLVPSWAKDSSAGAKMINARSETLEDKPAFRMPFYRKRCLIPADGFFEWQKNDNGKQPFRIGLRNGEIFSMAGLYDTWITPGGDKLSTCTVITTAPNQLMEPIHNRMPVILRPADEALWLERQTSSHSNDSSPSFLQSLKELLRPYPAEEMQAVPVSTTVNSVKNDSEDCIRSITGS; this is encoded by the coding sequence ATGTGCGGACGCTTTACACTCACGGTCACTTGGGAAGAACTGATGACCAGATATCTCATCGATCCCGAATCGGTATCTCCCTTTCACATTCCCCGGTACAACATCGCTCCAACGCAGATGGTCACGGCGATTATTAACGACGGCAGCACCAACCGAATCGGTCAGCTGCAGTGGGGGCTTGTCCCATCCTGGGCCAAGGATTCCTCGGCCGGAGCCAAAATGATCAACGCGCGCAGTGAAACGCTGGAAGACAAGCCTGCCTTTAGGATGCCCTTTTATCGGAAAAGATGCCTGATTCCTGCAGATGGCTTTTTCGAATGGCAAAAAAACGACAATGGCAAGCAGCCCTTTCGCATCGGCTTGAGGAACGGTGAAATATTCAGCATGGCCGGTCTGTATGATACCTGGATCACCCCGGGCGGAGATAAGCTCAGCACCTGCACCGTCATCACCACCGCACCCAATCAACTCATGGAGCCGATCCATAACCGGATGCCTGTCATTCTGAGACCCGCAGACGAAGCACTATGGCTTGAACGACAGACGTCTTCTCATTCCAATGATAGCAGCCCTTCCTTCCTGCAATCCCTCAAAGAGCTTCTGAGACCTTACCCCGCGGAGGAAATGCAGGCCGTACCGGTCAGCACCACCGTGAACTCCGTTAAAAATGACTCGGAGGATTGCATCCGCTCCATTACAGGCAGCTAA